One part of the Bombus pascuorum unplaced genomic scaffold, iyBomPasc1.1, whole genome shotgun sequence genome encodes these proteins:
- the LOC132915667 gene encoding mucin-2-like: MANRRLMLQYLKVTLYATMFEGGKNTNTAKTAENTASSISENRNKFRRIEGDDAKADVKQDSENLKKDSMPEFPAIKTSSTIVDTLHISNAFNALTLSNNKYVKTAQTLEPVSRACQEEWTDKWNNLEFPAPKSSILTPVTFSLSKKQYSFGDTSTSQFLGSPTSESKESARDNAESRSTPFCWKATTTTTLSSPAFQVPTAAQTLHKSGTSKSSILKPPTFNLSKKQYSFGDTKSACDNAESRSTPFWWKSTTTTTLSSPAFQVPNASQTLHNSGTPESSILVPTTFSLSNKQCEFGGAISRKSCTSPVLENKPAACDSTPTNQKETTYNTTLGMPTVRGTLSVTSVVSGDSTVRTSTGESTPLIRVHQKFIFNAIPTEPAVMPGTRFNFPTNMIPPVSTQIQISIDSTDYTFNGPNPELAAFPQCPTTSSFSTSQPVTQSQQLSTSSSIPLECAFNFDSSPGDHTAEPGSIQSEGFNFNPNTRPSFRFSVYEFNAPTQVQRDTASTRVQRNTASTLVQQNTATINYRPMISPTRLLNPRKIRKAFRRLK, from the exons ATGGCCAACAGGAGATTGATGTTACAATATCTAAAAGTAACTTTATATGCGACAATGTTtgaaggaggaaaaaatacaaatacagcAAAGACAGCTGAAAATACAGCTTCGTCGATctcagaaaatagaaataaatttcgaagaattgaAGGTGATGATGCAAAGGCCGATGTAAAGCAAGATTCAGAGAATCTGAAGAAAGACTCAATGCCAGAATTTCCAGCGATTAAGACTTCTAGTACAATAGTAGATACATTACATATTTCCAACGCTTTTAATGCTCTAACAttgtcaaataataaatacgtaaaaactgCACAAACACTTGAACCAGTTTCACGTGCATGCCAAGAAGAATGGACCGATAAATGGAATAACCTTGAATTTCCAGCTCCCAAATCGTCAATTTTAACACCAGTTACTTTTAGTTTAtctaaaaaacaatattcatttgGTGACACAAGTACGAGTCAGTTTCTTGGTTCTCCAACGTCAGAAAGTAAAGAGTCAGCGCGTGATAACGCAGAGAGTAGATCTACGCCTTTCTGTTGGAAAGCAACAACGACAACAACATTATCAAGTCCAGCATTCCAAGTACCTACTGCAGCACAAACTTTGCATAAATCTGGAACATCCAAATCATCAATTTTAAAACCacctacttttaatttatctaaaaaacaatattcatttgGTGACACAA AGTCAGCGTGTGATAACGCAGAAAGTAGATCTACGCCTTTCTGGTGGAAATCAACAACGACAACAACATTATCAAGTCCAGCATTCCAAGTACCTAATGCATCACAAACTTTGCATAATTCTGGAACACCCGAATCATCGATTTTGGTACCAACTACTTTTAGTTTATCTAATAAACAATGTGAATTTGGTGGCGCAATTTCACGTAAATCTTGCACTTCTCCAGTGCTAGAAAATAAACCTGCAGCTTGCGATTCAACACCAACAAaccaaaaagaaacaacataTAATACAACACTCGGGATGCCAACTGTACGTGGCACATTGTCAGTGACATCAGTAGTATCTGGTGATAGTACTGTTAGAACGTCTACCGGCGAGTCAACGCCTCTTATACGTGTacatcaaaaatttatatttaacgccATTCCTACTGAACCGGCTGTAATGCCTGGGACTCGATTCAATTTTCCTACGAATATGATACCTCCTGTATCGACTCAGATTCAAATATCGATTGATTCCACCGATTATACATTTAACGGACCTAATCCGGAACTAGCAGCATTTCCGCAATGTCCAACTACAAGTTCATTTTCTACATCGCAACCTGTTACCCAAAGTCAACAATTGTCTACTTCATCATCTATTCCTCTAGAATGCGCGTTTAATTTTGATTCGTCACCAGGAGATCATACAGCT GAACCTGGTTCAATCCAGTCCGaaggatttaattttaatcccaATACTAGACCATCGTTCCGTTTTAGTGTTTATGAATTTAA TGCACCTACTCAAGTACAACGAGATACTGCGTCTACTCGAGTACAACGAAATACTGCGTCTACTCTAGTACAACAAAATACTGCCACCATCAATTACCGCCCAATGATCAGTCCCACTCGATTACTCAATCCACGAAAGATCAGGAAAGCTTTTAGAAGATTAAAATAG